Proteins found in one Xenopus laevis strain J_2021 chromosome 1L, Xenopus_laevis_v10.1, whole genome shotgun sequence genomic segment:
- the LOC108717058 gene encoding serine/arginine repetitive matrix protein 4, whose amino-acid sequence MASIQQGEKQLFEKFWKGTFKAVATPRRESVIFASITARKPLTSNDTSSCIPCPEKENKYEQQNGNLANYGGKERFGRQHSPHRGHSHSEEDVSISPPPKAKKKKKKSERKKRKRSRSYSPSPVKKKKKKSSKKRKRNRSSSKKRRHSSSSPKNKRRQDKKHKKQSRGRPRKSHRHRHRHSRSSSSEYRSSSCENRLYDLSKDEKHRSKRKRHRCRNSRSVNKKKREDKNQHNLLSTKNRCIHSTNTEISQSVSGLLVTSEKDVCLKEGGNEYDSGNDTCSPPSIQISSSQLMVNQDKESLLHHGFQHASTSGKTPNGHSDNISDSGNSSASCFSFMKDTSLLLRDSQKQKKRILSSCQGCLEEQKISNLLPDRSSPQSCRSRSSSYSTRRSKSRSPSHSVSSYYSRHRSSSGRKSRSRSSSSEARSYSRSRSYSSASGRKSNGSRSSRARRSPSYSRYSSSRDREKSSKYGSTEKSSKGVRRRRRSSYTPLRKRRRDSPSHLEARRITSARKRPIPYYRPSPSSSSGSSTPSWYRTCSRSRSRSFFSHRSSRSRSPSSGRSRSRDWSRSSREHSRSRSWSRSSDSCNSTRR is encoded by the exons CAATGACACTTCCAGCTGTATACCCTGTCCAGAGAAAGAGAACAAATATGAACAGCAGAATGGAAATTTGGCCAACTATGGTGGAAAAGAGAGGTTTGGAAGACAGCACTCACCACACCGTGGGCATAG CCACTCCGAAGAAGATGTTAGCATTTCCCCTCCTCCTAaagcaaagaaaaagaagaagaaatctgAGCGCAAGAAGAGGAAAAG GTCTCGCTCATACAGCCCTTCTCCtgtgaaaaagaagaagaagaaaagctcTAAGAAACGGAAGAGAAACAG GtcttcctcaaaaaaaagaaGGCACAG CTCCTCCAgtccaaaaaataaaagaaggcaagacaaaaagcacaaaaagca GTCCCGTGGTAGGCCACGGAAATCCCATCGTCATCGCCATCGACATTCACGCTCATCAAGCTCAGAATACAGATCTTCAAGCTGTGAAAACAG ACTATATGACCTGTCAAAAGATGAAAAACACAGATCAAAAAGAAAGCGACACAGATGTAGAAATTCTAGGTCCGTAAACAAGAAAAAGAGGGAAGACAAGAATCAGCACAACCTGCTGTCAACAAAAAACAGGTGTATTCACTCCACCAATACTGAA ATTTCCCAATCAGTTTCCGGCCTTTTGGTCACATCAGAGAAAGATGTTTGTCTAAAGGAGGGTGGAAACGAGTATGACTCAGGGAACGATACATGCTCTCCTCCTTCAATACAGATAAGCTCATCACAGTTGATGGTCAACCAAGATAAAGAAAGTCTTCTCCACCATGGGTTTCAGCATGCCTCCACCTCTGGAAAAACCCCAAATGGCCACAGCGACAATATCTCTGATTCAGGCAATTCATCTGCCAGTTGTTTCTCTTTCATGAAGGATACATCACTTCTCTTGAGAGACAGtcagaaacaaaaaaagag AATCCTCTCCTCTTGTCAGGGTTGCCTGGAGGAACAGAAAATATCAAATCTGCTGCCAGACAGAAGCTCCCCACAAAGTTGTCGATCTCGGAGCTCATCATACAGCACCAGAAGGTCTAAATCTCGCAGCCCTAGCCATTCAGTAAGCTCCTACTACTCACGCCATCGGTCTTCGTCAGGGAGAAAGTCAAGAAGCAGATCTAGCTCATCAGAAGCAAG GTCCTACTCAAGATCTCGCAGCTATTCTTCAGCTTCAGGCAGAAAAAGCAATGGAAGCAGAAGCTCACGGGCTCGAAGGAGTCCAAGCTACTCTCGCTACAGCTCAAGCAG GGACCGTGAGAAAAGCAGCAAGTATGGTTCTACTGAGAAGTCAAGTAAAGGAGTTCGCCGGAGGAGACGCAGCTCCTACACTCCTTTGAGAAAGCGTAGAAGAGATTCCCCAAGCCACCTGGAGGCTCGAAGGATCACCAG TGCTCGTAAACGGCCCATCCCATACTACCGGCCTAGCCCATCTTCTAGCAGTGGAAGCAGTACACCCTCTTGGTACAGAACCTGCAGCCGATCGAGGAGCCGCAGCTTTTTCAGCCATAGGAGCAGTAGAAGCCGAAGTCCTAGCAGTGGGAGGAGCAGAAGCAGGGACTGGAGCAGAAGCTCTCGAGAGCACAGCCGAAGTCGGAGTTGGAGCCGGAGCTCAGACTCTTGCAACAGCACTAGACGCTAG